GACCGCGACCAGCCCGAATGCCTGCCCGGCGTCACCGCCACCGATGTAACCGCCGTCGGCGTCGGGGACACCGGAAATGATGATCGGGTTGAGCACGATGATGTAGGCCATCGTGAAGAACGTGACGACGCCGCCGCGCACCTCGCGCCCGAGCGTCGACCCACGACGAGAGATCTGAAAGTACCGATCGAGACTGGCGATCATGTCGCTCCTGGTCAGGATTTGGGGGCGCGAGCCGTGCCGGACCCGCCGCCGTCGGGCAGCGGTAGCCTAGTGGGGTGAGTCATTCCGCGCAGCCCCCGGAGCCGTCGGGCAACCGCGACCGCGCGCGACGCGAGCGTCGGGCGCGGCGACACCAGCTCGGTCGCCCGGAGGTCACCGAGATCGAGGTCGGTCAGCGCACGTACGCGGTGGCAAGTGTCGATCCGCTCGATGTCGACGGCGTGCGTACGGTCACGGTCGGCACCGTGCTGTGGCTCGTGGCGTTCCTTGCGCTGCTGCCGTTCGTGGGCCCTCTGCGCGACTCGGGGAACATCTGGTGGCTGTGGACTTGCCTCGCCGGCTTCGGCCTCGGCCTGATCGGCATCGAGTACTGCCGTCGTCGGCGCCACGCGCTCCAGCTCGACGCCGGCCTTCGCGACGCGGAGACGTCGCCATTCGGCGCCGCCGGCTCCTGACGTAGCCGACGAGTCCTCATGCAAAGAGGGCCCCGGTGGCCGCCGGAGCCCTCTTCACGTGTTGTGCCGGTGGTTACCCGACGTTCTCCGCCTCGACCTTCTCGTCGTCGTACTTGCGTACGGTGAGGCGCAGCGGCACCTCGCGGATCGTGACGACCGCGATAAGGCTGACCACCGCGACAGCCGCGGCGATCAGGAAGATGCGCCCCGTTGCATCGGCGTACGACGCGCGGATCACGTCGACGACCGGCGCCGGCAGATGCTCGAGGTCGAGCAGGCTGGTCGAGCCGCCCCCCGAGGCCTTACTGGGGTCGACGCCCAGATCTGCGAGTCCGGAGGCGATCTTGTCGGACACGCGCGATGCGAGTACCGCGCCCAACACCGACACTCCGATCGCGCCGCCGAGCGACCGGAAGAACGCCACTGCGCCGCTGGCCGCACCGACCTCCGTCACGTCGACGGTGTTCTGTACCGCTAGGACGAGGTTCTGCATCATCATGCCCATGCCGAGGCCCATCAGGACCATGAAGACGCTCATGTGCCAGATCGGCGTCGAGTGGTCGATGGTGC
The sequence above is drawn from the Nocardioidaceae bacterium SCSIO 66511 genome and encodes:
- a CDS encoding DUF2530 domain-containing protein gives rise to the protein MSHSAQPPEPSGNRDRARRERRARRHQLGRPEVTEIEVGQRTYAVASVDPLDVDGVRTVTVGTVLWLVAFLALLPFVGPLRDSGNIWWLWTCLAGFGLGLIGIEYCRRRRHALQLDAGLRDAETSPFGAAGS